The following coding sequences lie in one Syngnathoides biaculeatus isolate LvHL_M chromosome 16, ASM1980259v1, whole genome shotgun sequence genomic window:
- the nosip gene encoding nitric oxide synthase-interacting protein isoform X3 — MTRHGKNCTAGAVYTYHEKKKDTAASGYGTQSIRLGKDAIKDFDCCCLSLQPCQTPVVTPDGFLYEKQAILEYILHQKTDIAKKMKAYEKQKQAQKNDSQLESKSEEREKVEKFKTRENSIVSKPINPFTSGQNRVGEKIRMDSSSSSSAPSCSGPVASSSKSLPSFWIPSLTPEAKPTLLKKPDRYVCAVTKDVLGNSIPCAVLRPSGSVVTQECVEKLIKMDMTDPVSGDKLSDKDIIPLQRGGTGFAAAGVELKAKEARPVMQV, encoded by the exons ATGACTCGCCACGGGAAAAATTGCACAGCTGGAGCCGTTTACACGTATCACGAGAAAAAGAAAGATACAG CCGCATCGGGTTACGGCACACAGAGCATTCGTCTTGGTAAAGATGCCATCAAAGACTTTGACTGCTGCTGTTTATCCCTGCAACCTTGCCAGACTCCTGTGGTCAC tccagATGGATTCTTGTATGAAAAACAAGCTATTCTTGAATACATTTTGCATCAGAAGACGGACATTGCCAAGAAAATGAAG GCCTATGAGAAGCAAAAACAAGCTCAGAAGAATGACAGTCAGCTTGAATCCAAGTCAGAGGAAAGAGAGAAAGTAGAGAAGTTTAAAACCAGGGAGAACAGCATCGTTTCCAAACCCATCAATCCTTTCACTTCAG GGCAAAATAGAGTGGGTGAGAAAATCAGGATGGACAGTAGCtcctcatcctcagcaccatctTGCAGTGGTCCAGTGGCGTCTTCCAGCAAGAGTCTGCCCAGCTTCTGGATTCCTTCTCTGACACCTGAAGCAAAGCCCACCCTTCTCAAGAAACCA GACAGGTACGTCTGTGCAGTAACGAAAGATGTCCTTGGGAACAGCATTCCCTGCGCTGTCCTGCGACCTTC GGGCAGCGTGGTGACCCAGGAGTGCGTGGAGAAACTCATCAAGATGGACATGACCGATCCTGTGAGTGGAGACAAGCTCTCCGACAAAGACATCATACCACTACAGAGG GGAGGAACGGGATTTGCAGCTGCTGGTGTAGAGCTTAAGGCCAAAGAAGCCCGTCCAGTGATGCAAGTATAA
- the nosip gene encoding nitric oxide synthase-interacting protein isoform X1 has product MTRHGKNCTAGAVYTYHEKKKDTAASGYGTQSIRLGKDAIKDFDCCCLSLQPCQTPVVTPDGFLYEKQAILEYILHQKTDIAKKMKAYEKQKQAQKNDSQLESKSEEREKVEKFKTRENSIVSKPINPFTSGQNRVGEKIRMDSSSSSSAPSCSGPVASSSKSLPSFWIPSLTPEAKPTLLKKPSKAVLCPMSGRPIKMNELITVRFTPVDPSLDRVALINRQDRYVCAVTKDVLGNSIPCAVLRPSGSVVTQECVEKLIKMDMTDPVSGDKLSDKDIIPLQRGGTGFAAAGVELKAKEARPVMQV; this is encoded by the exons ATGACTCGCCACGGGAAAAATTGCACAGCTGGAGCCGTTTACACGTATCACGAGAAAAAGAAAGATACAG CCGCATCGGGTTACGGCACACAGAGCATTCGTCTTGGTAAAGATGCCATCAAAGACTTTGACTGCTGCTGTTTATCCCTGCAACCTTGCCAGACTCCTGTGGTCAC tccagATGGATTCTTGTATGAAAAACAAGCTATTCTTGAATACATTTTGCATCAGAAGACGGACATTGCCAAGAAAATGAAG GCCTATGAGAAGCAAAAACAAGCTCAGAAGAATGACAGTCAGCTTGAATCCAAGTCAGAGGAAAGAGAGAAAGTAGAGAAGTTTAAAACCAGGGAGAACAGCATCGTTTCCAAACCCATCAATCCTTTCACTTCAG GGCAAAATAGAGTGGGTGAGAAAATCAGGATGGACAGTAGCtcctcatcctcagcaccatctTGCAGTGGTCCAGTGGCGTCTTCCAGCAAGAGTCTGCCCAGCTTCTGGATTCCTTCTCTGACACCTGAAGCAAAGCCCACCCTTCTCAAGAAACCA AGTAAGGCTGTGTTGTGTCCGATGTCAGGGCGGccaattaaaatgaatgagCTGATCACGGTGCGGTTCACCCCAGTTGACCCGAGTCTGGACCGAGTGGCCCTGATCAACCGCCAG GACAGGTACGTCTGTGCAGTAACGAAAGATGTCCTTGGGAACAGCATTCCCTGCGCTGTCCTGCGACCTTC GGGCAGCGTGGTGACCCAGGAGTGCGTGGAGAAACTCATCAAGATGGACATGACCGATCCTGTGAGTGGAGACAAGCTCTCCGACAAAGACATCATACCACTACAGAGG GGAGGAACGGGATTTGCAGCTGCTGGTGTAGAGCTTAAGGCCAAAGAAGCCCGTCCAGTGATGCAAGTATAA
- the nosip gene encoding nitric oxide synthase-interacting protein isoform X2, with product MPSKTLTAAVYPCNLARLLWSPCYKKKSLCRPGLCTRSSPDGFLYEKQAILEYILHQKTDIAKKMKAYEKQKQAQKNDSQLESKSEEREKVEKFKTRENSIVSKPINPFTSGQNRVGEKIRMDSSSSSSAPSCSGPVASSSKSLPSFWIPSLTPEAKPTLLKKPSKAVLCPMSGRPIKMNELITVRFTPVDPSLDRVALINRQDRYVCAVTKDVLGNSIPCAVLRPSGSVVTQECVEKLIKMDMTDPVSGDKLSDKDIIPLQRGGTGFAAAGVELKAKEARPVMQV from the exons ATGCCATCAAAGACTTTGACTGCTGCTGTTTATCCCTGCAACCTTGCCAGACTCCTGTGGTCAC cttgctATAAAAAGAAGTCATTGTGCAGACCTGGATTATGCACTCGTAGCAG tccagATGGATTCTTGTATGAAAAACAAGCTATTCTTGAATACATTTTGCATCAGAAGACGGACATTGCCAAGAAAATGAAG GCCTATGAGAAGCAAAAACAAGCTCAGAAGAATGACAGTCAGCTTGAATCCAAGTCAGAGGAAAGAGAGAAAGTAGAGAAGTTTAAAACCAGGGAGAACAGCATCGTTTCCAAACCCATCAATCCTTTCACTTCAG GGCAAAATAGAGTGGGTGAGAAAATCAGGATGGACAGTAGCtcctcatcctcagcaccatctTGCAGTGGTCCAGTGGCGTCTTCCAGCAAGAGTCTGCCCAGCTTCTGGATTCCTTCTCTGACACCTGAAGCAAAGCCCACCCTTCTCAAGAAACCA AGTAAGGCTGTGTTGTGTCCGATGTCAGGGCGGccaattaaaatgaatgagCTGATCACGGTGCGGTTCACCCCAGTTGACCCGAGTCTGGACCGAGTGGCCCTGATCAACCGCCAG GACAGGTACGTCTGTGCAGTAACGAAAGATGTCCTTGGGAACAGCATTCCCTGCGCTGTCCTGCGACCTTC GGGCAGCGTGGTGACCCAGGAGTGCGTGGAGAAACTCATCAAGATGGACATGACCGATCCTGTGAGTGGAGACAAGCTCTCCGACAAAGACATCATACCACTACAGAGG GGAGGAACGGGATTTGCAGCTGCTGGTGTAGAGCTTAAGGCCAAAGAAGCCCGTCCAGTGATGCAAGTATAA
- the rcn3 gene encoding reticulocalbin-3 isoform X2: MLLQSLVSFYVLAAAFAVPAQEKRVHHHADLSDHVHNDAHDFQYDHEAFLGKEEAKTFDQLTPEESKDRLSKIVDRIDTDKDGFISHAELHYWIKHRQRRYIEENVNKHWRDYDKNQDDKIAWGEYKNTTYGYYIDEEFDDIEDKATYKSMLTRDERRFKTADRDGDGIATREEFTAFLHPEEFDYMRDLIVQETIEDIDKNGDGKISLSEYIGDMYTPEEGESEPEWVHTEKKHFTDFRDANQDGYMDFSEVAHWILPGEVDHADNEAKHLIHETDTNKDGLLTFSEMLDKFDFIKISTITDYGAMEVDGHDEL; the protein is encoded by the exons ATGCTGCTGCAGTCACTCGTGTCCTTCTACGTCCTGGCCGCCGCCTTTGCCGTCCCTGCTCAAGAGAAACGCGTCCATCACCATGCCGACCTGAGCGACCATGTCCACAACGACGCCCATGACTTTCAGTATGACCACGAAGCCTTCCTGGGCAAAGAGGAGGCAAAGACCTTTGACCAGCTGACCCCTGAAGAGAGTAAAGACAGACTGTC GAAGATTGTAGACCGTATTGACACGGACAAGGATGGCTTCATCAGCCATGCAGAGCTGCATTATTGGATCAAACACAGACAGAGGAGGTACATCGAGGAGAATGTGAACAAACACTGGAGGGATTATGACAAGAACCAAGATGACAAAATAGCATGGGGGGAGTACAAAAACACCACCTATGGATACTACATTG ATGAGGAGTTTGACGACATTGAGGACAAGGCCACCTACAAGTCCATGCTCACCAGAGACGAAAGACGCTTTAAGACTGCCGATCGTGACGGCGACGGAATTGCCACGCGTGAGGAATTCACTGCCTTCCTCCACCCAGAGGAGTTCGATTACATGAGAGACTTGATTGTACAG GAAACAATTGAGGACATTGATAAGAATGGCGACGGCAAAATTAGTTTATCAGAATACATTG GTGACATGTACACACCAGAAGAGGGAGAGAGTGAGCCTGAATGGGTCCATACTGAGAAGAAACATTTCACTGATTTCAGGGATGCCAATCAG GATGGTTACATGGATTTCAGTGAGGTGGCCCACTGGATTTTGCCCGGGGAAGTCGACCACGCTGACAATGAAGCCAAACACTTGATTCACGAGACAGACACTAACAAG GATGGTCTTCTGACGTTTTCTGAGATGCTTGACAAGTTCGACTTTATCAAGATCAGTACAATCACAGACTACGGAGCCATGGAGGTCGACGGCCATGACGAACTGTGA
- the rcn3 gene encoding reticulocalbin-3 isoform X1 — protein MLLQSLVSFYVLAAAFAVPAQEKRVHHHADLSDHVHNDAHDFQYDHEAFLGKEEAKTFDQLTPEESKDRLSKIVDRIDTDKDGFISHAELHYWIKHRQRRYIEENVNKHWRDYDKNQDDKIAWGEYKNTTYGYYIDEEFDDIEDKATYKSMLTRDERRFKTADRDGDGIATREEFTAFLHPEEFDYMRDLIVQETIEDIDKNGDGKISLSEYIGDMYTPEEGESEPEWVHTEKKHFTDFRDANQDGYMDFSEVAHWILPGEVDHADNEAKHLIHETDTNKDEKITKKEILANWNMFVGSQATNYGEDLTKSHDEL, from the exons ATGCTGCTGCAGTCACTCGTGTCCTTCTACGTCCTGGCCGCCGCCTTTGCCGTCCCTGCTCAAGAGAAACGCGTCCATCACCATGCCGACCTGAGCGACCATGTCCACAACGACGCCCATGACTTTCAGTATGACCACGAAGCCTTCCTGGGCAAAGAGGAGGCAAAGACCTTTGACCAGCTGACCCCTGAAGAGAGTAAAGACAGACTGTC GAAGATTGTAGACCGTATTGACACGGACAAGGATGGCTTCATCAGCCATGCAGAGCTGCATTATTGGATCAAACACAGACAGAGGAGGTACATCGAGGAGAATGTGAACAAACACTGGAGGGATTATGACAAGAACCAAGATGACAAAATAGCATGGGGGGAGTACAAAAACACCACCTATGGATACTACATTG ATGAGGAGTTTGACGACATTGAGGACAAGGCCACCTACAAGTCCATGCTCACCAGAGACGAAAGACGCTTTAAGACTGCCGATCGTGACGGCGACGGAATTGCCACGCGTGAGGAATTCACTGCCTTCCTCCACCCAGAGGAGTTCGATTACATGAGAGACTTGATTGTACAG GAAACAATTGAGGACATTGATAAGAATGGCGACGGCAAAATTAGTTTATCAGAATACATTG GTGACATGTACACACCAGAAGAGGGAGAGAGTGAGCCTGAATGGGTCCATACTGAGAAGAAACATTTCACTGATTTCAGGGATGCCAATCAG GATGGTTACATGGATTTCAGTGAGGTGGCCCACTGGATTTTGCCCGGGGAAGTCGACCACGCTGACAATGAAGCCAAACACTTGATTCACGAGACAGACACTAACAAG GACGAGAAAATCACCAAGAAGGAAATCTTGGCCAACTGGAACATGTTTGTGGGCAGCCAGGCTACCAATTACGGAGAAGATTTGACAAAGAGTCATGACGAACTTTGA